Proteins encoded within one genomic window of Natator depressus isolate rNatDep1 chromosome 1, rNatDep2.hap1, whole genome shotgun sequence:
- the LOC141983829 gene encoding uncharacterized protein LOC141983829, whose amino-acid sequence MQSSSAEVTMMESQNRKRAPAWTEREVRDLIAVWGEESVLSELRSSFRNAKTFVKISQGMKDRGHNRDPKQCRVKLKELRQAYQKTREANGRSGSEPQTCRFYDELHAILGGSATTTPAVLFDSFNGDGGNMETGFGDEEDDDDDEVVDSSQQASGETGFPDSQELFLTLDLEPVPPEPTQGCLLDPAGGEGTSTACVSMITGSSPSQRLVKIRKKKKRTRDEMFSELMLSSHTDRAQTNAWRQIMSECRKAQNDQEERWRAEESKWRAEERAEARMWRQRDERRQDSMLRLLEDQTSMLQCMVELQQRQLEHRVPLQPLCNQPPSSPSSIAASPRRPRTRSDSFRRTEPVRESVLFTRDGLRAHSPRPLAELIGRHERAVCAHWLKAE is encoded by the exons atgcagagctcatcagcagaggtgaccatgatggagtctcagaatcgcaaaagagctccagcatggaccgaacgggaggtacgggatctgatcgctgtatggggagaggaatccgtgctatcagaactccgttccagttttcgaaatgccaaaacctttgtcaaaatctcccagggcatgaaggacagaggccataacagggacccgaagcagtgccgcgtgaaactgaaggagctgaggcaagcctaccagaaaaccagagaggcgaacggccgctccgggtcagagccccaaacatgccgcttctatgatgagctgcatgccattttagggggttcagccaccactaccccagccgtgttgtttgactccttcaatggagatggaggcaatatggaaacaggttttggggacgaagaagatgatgatgatgacgaggttgtagatagctcacagcaagcaagcggagaaaccggttttcccgacagccaggaactgtttctcaccctggacctggagccagtaccccctgaacccacccaaggctgcctcctggacccagcaggcggagaagggacctcca ctgcatgtgtttcaatgatcacaggatcttctccttcccagaggctagtgaagattagaaagaaaaaaaaacgcactcgagatgaaatgttctccgagctcatgctgtcctcccacactgacagagcacagacgaatgcatggaggcaaataatgtcagagtgcaggaaagcacaaaatgaccaggaggagaggtggcgggctgaagagagtaagtggcgggctgaagagagggctgaagctcgaatgtggcggcagcgtgatgagagaaggcaggattcaatgctgaggctgctggaggaccaaaccagtatgctccagtgtatggttgagctgcagcaaaggcagctggagcacagagtgccgctacagcccctgtgtaaccaaccgccctcctccccaagttccatagccgcctcacccagacgcccaagaacgcg GAGCGACTCCTTCCGCCGCACAGAGCCGGTGCGAGAATCGGTTTTGTTTACCCGCGATGGACTTCGTGCCCATTCGCCCCGCCCTCTGGCAGAGCTCATTGGCCGACATGAGAGGGCGGTGTGCGCCCATTGGCTGAAAGCAGAATGA